From one Streptomyces sp. ICC1 genomic stretch:
- the fahA gene encoding fumarylacetoacetase has product MPQQSPLDVPEGDPFGPHNLPYGVFSTAGEARRRIGVRIGGHVLDAGAAAAALGSPYTGLLGQPTLNPLLAAGRTAWHDVRRALTAWVTDPGHRPAVEPHLLPLDEVVLHLPYEVADYVDFYASEHHATNVGQMFRPDGDALTPNWKHLPIGYHGRAGTIVVSGTDVVRPSGQRKAPADPAPVFGPSVKLDIEAEVGFVVGTPSELGSPVALGDFEDHVFGLFLLNDWSARDIQAWEYVPLGPFLGKSFATSVSAWVTPLEALDGARVTPPARDFPLLPYLDDAAAERPGGFDLHITVSINGQEVAHPPFASMYWTAAQQLAHMTVNGASLRTGDVYGSGTVSGPETGQRGSLLELTWNGRDAIELTDGKRTFLEDGDTVTLTAWAPGAHGTRVGLGEVTGRIVGAAQ; this is encoded by the coding sequence ATGCCCCAGCAGAGCCCCCTCGATGTTCCCGAGGGCGACCCGTTCGGGCCGCACAACCTCCCCTACGGCGTGTTCTCCACCGCCGGTGAGGCCCGGCGCCGGATCGGCGTCCGCATCGGCGGCCACGTGCTCGACGCGGGGGCGGCCGCCGCCGCGCTCGGGTCCCCGTACACCGGACTGCTCGGACAGCCCACGCTCAACCCGCTGCTCGCCGCGGGCCGCACCGCCTGGCACGACGTGCGCCGCGCGCTGACCGCCTGGGTCACCGACCCCGGCCACCGGCCCGCCGTGGAGCCGCACCTGCTGCCGCTGGACGAGGTCGTGCTGCACCTCCCGTACGAGGTCGCCGACTACGTCGACTTCTACGCGAGCGAGCACCACGCCACCAACGTCGGGCAGATGTTCCGCCCGGACGGCGACGCGCTGACCCCCAACTGGAAGCACCTGCCGATCGGTTACCACGGCCGCGCCGGGACGATCGTCGTCTCCGGCACCGATGTCGTACGCCCCTCCGGGCAGCGCAAGGCGCCCGCCGACCCGGCGCCCGTCTTCGGGCCGTCCGTCAAGCTCGACATCGAGGCCGAGGTCGGCTTCGTCGTCGGCACCCCCTCCGAGCTGGGCAGCCCGGTGGCCCTGGGCGACTTCGAGGACCACGTCTTCGGCCTGTTCCTGCTCAACGACTGGTCCGCGCGCGACATCCAGGCCTGGGAGTACGTGCCGCTCGGCCCCTTCCTCGGCAAGTCCTTCGCCACCTCCGTCTCCGCCTGGGTCACCCCGCTGGAGGCCCTGGACGGGGCCCGTGTCACCCCGCCCGCCCGCGACTTCCCGCTCCTGCCCTACCTGGACGACGCCGCCGCCGAGCGCCCCGGCGGCTTCGACCTGCACATCACCGTCTCCATCAACGGGCAGGAGGTGGCGCACCCGCCGTTCGCGTCGATGTACTGGACCGCCGCCCAGCAGCTCGCCCACATGACCGTCAACGGCGCCTCCCTGCGCACCGGCGACGTCTACGGCTCGGGCACCGTCAGCGGCCCGGAGACCGGCCAGCGCGGCTCGCTGCTGGAGCTCACCTGGAACGGCCGCGACGCCATCGAGCTCACGGACGGCAAGCGCACCTTCCTGGAGGACGGGGACACCGTCACCCTCACCGCCTGGGCGCCGGGCGCCCACGGCACCCGTGTGGGCCTCGGCGAGGTCACCGGCCGCATCGTGGGCGCCGCGCAGTGA
- the nuoL gene encoding NADH-quinone oxidoreductase subunit L, with the protein MENMIALLVAAPLLGAVVLLCGGRRLDKAGHWIGTLLAAASFGIGLTLFADMLGKGAEDRTFHQRLFSWIPVEGFQADIGFQLDQLSMTFVLLISGVGTLIHVYSIGYMEHDERRRRFFGYLNLFVAAMLLLVIADNYLLLYVGWEGVGLASYLLIGFWQHKPSAATAAKKAFLVNRVGDMGLSIAIMLMFTTFGTFAFGPVLGSVSEAGEGKLTAIALMLLLAACGKSAQVPLQSWLGDAMEGPTPVSALIHAATMVTAGVYLIVRSGAIFNGAPDAQTAVVVVGAVTLLFGAIVGCAKDDIKKALAGSTMSQIGYMILAAGLGPIGYVFAIMHLVTHGFFKAGLFLGAGSVMHGMNDEVDMRKYGGLRTYMPVTFVTFGLGYLAIIGFPGLSGFFSKDMIIEAAFARGGTQGWILGGVTLLGAAITAFYMTRVMLLTFFGEKRWQPDANGHAPHPHESPKSMTIPMIVLAFGSVFAGGFFGIGDRFLKWLEPVTGHEHGHPPVSALTVTLATMVVLVIGVAIAWAMYGRKPVPVIAPRGSLLTRAARRDLYQDDFNHVVLVRGGEHLTRSLVYVDHSLVDGVVNGTAAGVGGLSGRLRKLQNGYARSYAVSMFGGTAILIAATLLMRAV; encoded by the coding sequence GTGGAGAACATGATCGCGCTGCTGGTAGCAGCGCCCCTGCTCGGAGCGGTGGTGCTGCTCTGCGGCGGCCGCCGCCTCGACAAGGCCGGCCACTGGATCGGCACCCTGCTCGCCGCCGCCTCCTTCGGCATCGGCCTCACCCTCTTCGCCGACATGCTCGGCAAGGGCGCCGAGGACCGGACCTTCCACCAGCGGCTGTTCAGCTGGATTCCGGTGGAGGGCTTCCAGGCCGACATCGGCTTCCAGCTCGACCAGCTGTCGATGACCTTCGTCCTGCTGATCTCCGGGGTGGGCACGCTCATCCACGTGTACTCCATCGGGTACATGGAGCACGACGAGCGCCGCCGCCGCTTCTTCGGCTACCTCAACCTCTTCGTCGCCGCGATGCTGCTCCTGGTCATCGCCGACAACTACCTCCTGCTGTACGTCGGCTGGGAGGGCGTGGGCCTCGCCTCGTACCTCCTCATCGGCTTCTGGCAGCACAAGCCCAGCGCGGCCACCGCCGCGAAGAAGGCCTTCCTGGTCAACCGGGTCGGCGACATGGGCCTTTCGATCGCCATCATGCTGATGTTCACCACCTTCGGAACCTTCGCCTTCGGCCCGGTCCTCGGCTCGGTCTCCGAGGCCGGCGAGGGCAAGCTGACGGCCATCGCCCTGATGCTGCTGCTCGCCGCCTGCGGCAAGTCGGCTCAGGTGCCGCTGCAGTCCTGGCTCGGCGACGCGATGGAGGGCCCGACCCCGGTCTCGGCCCTCATCCACGCGGCGACCATGGTCACCGCCGGCGTCTACCTGATCGTCCGCTCGGGCGCCATCTTCAACGGCGCGCCGGACGCGCAGACCGCGGTCGTCGTGGTCGGCGCCGTCACGCTGCTCTTCGGTGCGATCGTCGGTTGCGCGAAGGACGACATCAAGAAGGCCCTCGCCGGCTCGACGATGTCGCAGATCGGCTACATGATCCTGGCGGCGGGCCTCGGCCCCATCGGATACGTCTTCGCGATCATGCACCTGGTCACGCACGGCTTCTTCAAGGCCGGGCTCTTCCTCGGCGCGGGTTCGGTCATGCACGGCATGAACGACGAGGTCGACATGCGCAAGTACGGCGGGCTGCGCACGTACATGCCCGTCACCTTCGTGACCTTCGGCCTCGGCTACCTCGCCATCATCGGGTTCCCGGGCCTGTCGGGCTTCTTCTCCAAGGACATGATCATCGAGGCCGCCTTCGCGAGGGGCGGCACCCAGGGCTGGATCCTCGGCGGAGTGACCCTCCTCGGCGCGGCGATCACCGCCTTCTACATGACCCGGGTCATGCTCCTCACCTTCTTCGGCGAGAAGCGCTGGCAGCCCGACGCGAACGGACACGCGCCGCACCCGCACGAGTCCCCGAAGTCCATGACCATCCCGATGATCGTCCTGGCCTTCGGCTCGGTCTTCGCGGGCGGCTTCTTCGGCATCGGCGACCGGTTCCTGAAGTGGCTCGAGCCCGTCACCGGGCACGAGCACGGCCACCCGCCGGTCAGCGCCCTGACGGTGACCCTGGCCACGATGGTCGTCCTCGTCATCGGGGTCGCCATCGCCTGGGCGATGTACGGCAGGAAGCCCGTCCCGGTCATCGCCCCGCGCGGCTCGCTCCTCACCCGGGCGGCCCGGCGGGACCTCTACCAGGACGACTTCAACCACGTCGTCCTGGTGCGCGGCGGGGAGCACCTGACCCGCTCCCTCGTCTACGTCGACCACAGCCTGGTCGACGGAGTGGTCAACGGGACGGCCGCCGGAGTCGGCGGGCTCTCGGGCCGGCTGCGCAAGCTGCAGAACGGCTACGCCCGCAGCTACGCGGTCTCGATGTTCGGGGGCACGGCGATCCTGATCGCCGCGACCCTGCTGATGAGGGCGGTGTGA
- the nuoN gene encoding NADH-quinone oxidoreductase subunit NuoN, whose product MAAAAPIDKIPAPHIEYAQLSPTLIVLGAAIIGVLVEAFVPRKARYYTQVFLAVAALASAFAAVVGLAAGGYGSTKAHIAAMGAVAVDGPALFLQGTIVLASIVAIFTFAERRLDPAAHGNRVDSFAAQAASVPGSDSEKEAVKAGFTTTEVFPLALFAVAGMLIFPAANDLLTLFVALEVFSLPLYLLCAVARRQRLMSQEAAVKYFLLGAFSSAFLLFGIALLYGYAGSVSYAVIAEVVDGTVANVDPALAGTMGNDALLLIGGALILMGLLFKVGAVPFHMWTPDVYQGAPTPVTGFMAAATKVAAFGALLRLLYVVLPGLRWDWRPVMWGVAIVTMLAGAVIAVTQTDVKRLLAYSSIAHAGFILAGVIATSAEGVKSVLFYLGAYSFVTIGAFAVVTLVRDAGGEATHLSKWAGLGRRSPLTAAVFAVFLLAFAGIPLTSGFSGKFAVFKAAAEGGAGALVVVGVISSAIAAFFYIRVIVLMFFSEPKADGPTVAVPSPLTMTTIAVGVAVTLVLGVAPQYFLELAGSASTFVR is encoded by the coding sequence CTGGCGGCAGCGGCGCCGATCGACAAGATCCCGGCGCCGCACATCGAGTACGCCCAGCTCTCGCCCACGCTCATCGTGCTGGGAGCGGCGATCATCGGAGTCCTCGTCGAGGCCTTCGTCCCGCGCAAGGCGCGCTACTACACGCAGGTGTTCCTCGCCGTCGCCGCGCTGGCCTCGGCCTTCGCGGCGGTGGTGGGGCTCGCCGCCGGCGGGTACGGATCCACCAAGGCGCACATCGCGGCCATGGGGGCCGTGGCCGTCGACGGCCCGGCGCTCTTCCTGCAGGGCACCATCGTGCTGGCCTCGATCGTGGCGATCTTCACCTTCGCCGAGCGGCGCCTGGACCCGGCCGCCCACGGCAACCGGGTGGACTCCTTCGCCGCCCAGGCGGCGTCCGTACCGGGCAGCGACAGCGAGAAGGAAGCCGTCAAGGCGGGCTTCACCACCACCGAGGTCTTCCCGCTCGCCCTGTTCGCGGTCGCCGGAATGCTGATCTTCCCCGCGGCCAACGACCTGCTGACGCTGTTCGTGGCCCTGGAGGTCTTCTCCCTCCCGCTGTACCTGCTCTGCGCCGTCGCCCGCCGCCAGCGGCTGATGTCGCAGGAGGCCGCCGTCAAGTACTTCCTGCTCGGCGCGTTCTCCTCCGCCTTCCTCCTCTTCGGCATCGCGCTCCTGTACGGCTACGCGGGCTCCGTCTCGTACGCGGTCATCGCGGAGGTCGTCGACGGCACCGTCGCGAACGTCGATCCGGCGCTCGCCGGCACCATGGGCAACGACGCGCTGCTGCTGATCGGCGGCGCGCTCATCCTGATGGGCCTGCTCTTCAAGGTCGGCGCGGTCCCCTTCCACATGTGGACCCCGGACGTCTACCAGGGCGCTCCGACGCCGGTCACCGGCTTCATGGCGGCGGCGACGAAGGTGGCCGCCTTCGGCGCCCTCCTGCGCCTGCTGTACGTGGTGCTGCCGGGCCTGCGGTGGGACTGGCGGCCGGTCATGTGGGGCGTCGCGATCGTCACGATGCTCGCGGGCGCGGTGATCGCCGTGACCCAGACCGACGTCAAGCGGCTCCTGGCCTACTCCTCGATCGCGCACGCCGGTTTCATCCTGGCCGGTGTGATCGCCACCTCGGCGGAGGGCGTCAAGTCCGTCCTCTTCTACCTGGGCGCGTACTCCTTCGTGACGATCGGCGCGTTCGCGGTGGTCACCCTGGTCCGCGACGCGGGCGGCGAGGCGACGCACCTGTCGAAGTGGGCGGGCCTCGGCCGTCGTTCGCCGCTGACGGCGGCGGTCTTCGCGGTCTTCCTGCTCGCCTTCGCCGGCATCCCGCTGACGTCGGGCTTCTCCGGCAAGTTCGCCGTGTTCAAGGCGGCGGCGGAGGGCGGCGCGGGAGCGCTGGTCGTGGTCGGTGTCATCTCGTCCGCGATCGCCGCGTTCTTCTACATCCGGGTGATCGTCCTGATGTTCTTCAGCGAGCCGAAGGCGGACGGCCCGACGGTGGCCGTCCCCTCCCCGCTGACGATGACGACGATCGCGGTGGGCGTGGCGGTGACGCTGGTCCTGGGCGTGGCCCCGCAGTACTTCCTGGAACTGGCGGGCAGCGCGAGCACGTTCGTCCGCTGA
- a CDS encoding YihY/virulence factor BrkB family protein, whose amino-acid sequence MARTRAELRRTAVRVWTDNLADHAAALTYYAVLALLPALVIAVSLVGLLGGATRDRLTAQLTSYVPPQSAQVLREALGGLAAEHSSVWALLISGVLSALWSACSYLAVFRRALHAMHRVPDTRTALRAAHTLIVNAVLLLVLLVVGAVGLVVSGPTARWVARAAGGPGAEGLALLRWPVLLAVVTLLVLMLFRTGPAQSRGTRRGLPGGVLAALLWLAASGLFTLYTELDTYGRLYGSLAGIVVFVIWLWFANLALLTGAQFNAERAREPDLPRPPARG is encoded by the coding sequence GTGGCGCGCACCCGTGCCGAGCTGCGGCGCACGGCCGTCCGCGTGTGGACCGACAACCTCGCCGACCACGCGGCCGCCCTCACCTACTACGCCGTACTGGCGCTCCTGCCCGCGCTCGTCATCGCGGTCTCCCTCGTGGGGCTGCTGGGCGGGGCCACGAGGGACCGGCTGACCGCCCAGCTCACCTCGTACGTGCCGCCCCAGTCGGCGCAGGTGCTGCGCGAAGCGCTCGGCGGGCTCGCGGCGGAACACTCCTCGGTATGGGCCCTGTTGATCAGCGGAGTGCTGAGCGCCCTGTGGTCGGCGTGCAGTTACCTGGCGGTGTTCCGCCGTGCCCTGCACGCGATGCACCGGGTGCCGGACACCCGGACCGCGCTGCGCGCCGCCCACACCCTGATCGTCAACGCCGTGCTGCTGCTGGTCCTGCTCGTCGTCGGCGCGGTGGGGCTGGTGGTGTCCGGGCCGACGGCCCGATGGGTGGCGCGGGCCGCGGGCGGGCCCGGCGCCGAGGGCCTCGCGCTCCTGCGCTGGCCCGTGCTGCTGGCGGTCGTCACCCTGCTGGTGCTGATGCTCTTCCGGACCGGCCCGGCCCAGAGCCGCGGGACCCGCCGGGGACTGCCCGGCGGCGTACTGGCGGCCCTGCTCTGGCTGGCCGCCTCGGGGCTCTTCACGCTGTACACGGAGCTGGACACCTACGGCCGGCTCTACGGTTCGCTGGCCGGCATCGTGGTCTTCGTCATCTGGCTCTGGTTCGCGAACCTCGCGCTGCTCACCGGAGCCCAGTTCAACGCCGAACGGGCACGGGAGCCGGACCTCCCCCGGCCGCCGGCCCGAGGCTAG
- a CDS encoding NADH-quinone oxidoreductase subunit M encodes MSFPLLTVTAAVPAVGAILTAAVPAARRTAAKWLALFFSLATLALAVLVAVRFEPGGDRYQLTESHAWIPDFGLRYELGVDGIGVALIALTAVLMPFIILAGWHDADPLENKSQRWRPTQGFFALILLVEAMVIISFEATDVFLFYIFFEAMLIPMYFLIGGFGDRATSSQSATAAAGGSDENAAAQRSYAAVKFLLYNLAGGLIMLAAVIGLYVVAGNFSLQEIAAARAAGTLDMATNTERWLFLGFFFAFAVKAPLWPLHTWLPNAMGESTAPVAVLITAVVDKVGTFAMLRFCLGLFPEASKWATPVILVLALISIVYGALVAVGQRDIKRLIAYASISHFGFIVLGIFAMTSQGQSGATLYMVNHGISTAALMLVAGFLISRRGSRLIADYGGVQKVAPVLAGTFLIGGLATLSLPGLAPFVSEFLVLVGTFARYPVAGIIATFGIVLAALYTLVLYQRTMTGPLKEELRTMPDLRLREVLVVAPLIALLIGLGVYPKPLTEIVNPAVEHTMSDVKQTDPKPEVGVVAEHAEHAKKGEAAK; translated from the coding sequence ATGAGTTTCCCGCTTCTGACGGTGACGGCCGCGGTACCCGCGGTCGGCGCGATCCTGACGGCGGCCGTCCCGGCCGCCCGCCGGACCGCGGCCAAATGGCTCGCCCTGTTCTTCTCGCTGGCGACCCTGGCCCTGGCCGTGCTCGTCGCCGTCCGCTTCGAGCCCGGTGGCGACCGCTACCAGCTCACCGAGTCCCACGCCTGGATCCCCGACTTCGGGCTCCGCTACGAACTGGGCGTCGACGGCATCGGGGTGGCGCTCATCGCGCTCACCGCCGTGTTGATGCCGTTCATCATTCTGGCTGGGTGGCATGACGCCGACCCGTTGGAGAACAAGAGCCAGCGCTGGCGGCCGACCCAGGGCTTCTTCGCCCTGATCCTGCTGGTCGAGGCGATGGTGATCATCTCCTTCGAGGCCACCGACGTCTTCCTCTTCTACATCTTCTTCGAAGCCATGCTCATCCCGATGTACTTCCTCATCGGCGGCTTCGGGGACCGGGCTACTTCCTCCCAGTCAGCCACTGCCGCGGCGGGCGGGTCCGATGAGAACGCGGCCGCGCAGCGCTCGTACGCGGCGGTCAAGTTCCTCCTCTACAACCTGGCCGGCGGCCTGATCATGCTGGCCGCGGTCATCGGGCTGTACGTGGTCGCAGGGAACTTCTCGCTCCAGGAGATCGCCGCCGCCCGCGCCGCGGGCACGCTCGACATGGCGACCAACACCGAGCGGTGGCTGTTCCTCGGCTTCTTCTTCGCCTTCGCGGTGAAGGCCCCGCTGTGGCCGCTGCACACCTGGCTGCCGAACGCGATGGGGGAGTCCACCGCCCCGGTCGCCGTCCTGATCACCGCGGTCGTCGACAAGGTCGGCACCTTCGCGATGCTCCGCTTCTGCCTCGGGCTCTTCCCCGAGGCCAGCAAGTGGGCCACTCCGGTGATCCTGGTCCTGGCCCTGATCAGCATCGTCTACGGCGCGCTGGTCGCGGTCGGGCAGCGCGACATCAAGCGGCTGATCGCCTACGCCTCGATCTCGCACTTCGGCTTCATCGTCCTCGGCATCTTCGCGATGACCTCCCAGGGCCAGTCGGGCGCGACGCTCTACATGGTCAACCACGGGATCTCGACGGCGGCGCTGATGCTGGTGGCCGGCTTCCTGATCTCGCGGCGCGGCTCGCGCCTCATCGCCGACTACGGCGGCGTGCAGAAGGTGGCCCCGGTCCTCGCCGGCACCTTCCTGATCGGCGGGCTGGCCACCCTGTCGCTGCCGGGGCTCGCCCCGTTCGTCAGCGAGTTCCTGGTCCTGGTCGGCACGTTCGCCCGCTACCCGGTCGCCGGCATCATCGCCACCTTCGGCATCGTGCTGGCCGCCCTCTACACGCTGGTCCTCTACCAGCGCACCATGACCGGCCCGCTGAAGGAGGAGCTCCGCACCATGCCGGACCTGCGCCTGCGCGAGGTCCTGGTCGTCGCCCCGCTGATCGCCCTGCTGATCGGGCTGGGCGTCTACCCGAAGCCGCTGACCGAGATCGTCAACCCGGCGGTGGAGCACACCATGTCGGACGTGAAGCAGACGGACCCGAAGCCCGAGGTGGGCGTCGTGGCCGAGCACGCCGAGCACGCCAAGAAGGGGGAGGCGGCGAAGTGA
- a CDS encoding HAD family hydrolase, protein MTSALPYALVATDLDGTLLRAGDTVSARSHTALAAARAAGARHIIVTGRPVPQVRHVLDGLGYTGLAVCGQGAQVYDAAAGLLLHSVAMDRELAEVALGKIEAEVGEVYAAVNQEGLDAEMLIGPGYRMWHPHLPTVRVARRSDLWASPINKVLLQHPRLSDDELTAVARSVVGDLVNVTMAGEHTVELQPPGIDKASGLAVAASLLDVTGSSTIAFGDMPNDIPMFAWAGHGVAMAGAHRELLAVADEVTLSNEADGVAVVLERVFA, encoded by the coding sequence GTGACTTCCGCCCTCCCCTATGCACTCGTGGCCACCGACCTGGACGGGACTCTGCTGCGCGCCGGAGACACCGTCTCGGCCCGCTCCCACACCGCTCTCGCCGCCGCCCGTGCGGCCGGCGCCCGGCACATCATCGTGACAGGCCGCCCCGTCCCGCAGGTCCGCCACGTCCTGGACGGCCTCGGCTACACGGGGCTCGCGGTGTGCGGGCAGGGCGCGCAGGTCTACGACGCGGCGGCCGGGCTGCTGCTGCACTCCGTGGCCATGGACCGGGAGCTGGCCGAGGTCGCGCTCGGGAAGATCGAGGCGGAGGTCGGGGAGGTCTACGCGGCGGTCAACCAGGAAGGCCTCGACGCGGAGATGCTGATAGGGCCGGGCTACCGGATGTGGCACCCGCACCTGCCGACGGTGCGGGTGGCGCGGCGGTCCGACCTCTGGGCTTCGCCGATCAACAAGGTGCTGCTCCAGCACCCGCGGCTGTCGGACGACGAGCTGACGGCGGTGGCCCGTTCGGTCGTCGGGGACCTGGTCAACGTCACGATGGCCGGGGAGCACACGGTCGAGCTCCAGCCGCCGGGCATCGACAAGGCGAGCGGGCTGGCGGTGGCGGCGTCGCTTTTGGACGTCACCGGGTCGTCGACCATCGCCTTCGGCGACATGCCGAACGACATCCCGATGTTCGCGTGGGCGGGCCATGGTGTGGCGATGGCGGGGGCGCACCGGGAGCTGTTGGCCGTCGCGGATGAGGTCACGCTCTCGAACGAGGCGGATGGTGTCGCGGTGGTGCTGGAGCGGGTCTTCGCCTGA
- a CDS encoding VanZ family protein: MKWTYAPRRAEEPDTGAVAAPWTRRRPAHPAVRALAMLAAFVGTVLFSVVLARLTLEPSAASVALVHSNVRPGHSISAYLDGASTTEAVRQLGGNLLLGLPFGVLLPVLMPPARGLLRVAAVTVCLMTLVELIQGALVTGRVFDIDDVILNTAGALLGYLLIGRRLGRAVHPRRRHWWHRAGRRGKGTPAPSDS, encoded by the coding sequence ATGAAATGGACATACGCGCCGCGGCGCGCCGAGGAGCCGGACACCGGGGCCGTCGCGGCCCCCTGGACACGACGCCGTCCGGCACACCCCGCCGTCCGGGCGCTGGCCATGCTGGCGGCCTTCGTCGGGACCGTCCTGTTCAGCGTGGTCCTGGCCCGGCTCACGCTGGAACCGTCCGCCGCCTCGGTGGCCCTCGTGCACAGCAACGTCCGGCCCGGCCATTCGATCAGCGCCTACCTGGACGGGGCGTCGACCACCGAGGCGGTGCGCCAGCTGGGCGGGAACCTGCTGCTGGGCCTGCCGTTCGGGGTGCTCCTGCCCGTCCTCATGCCCCCGGCCCGGGGACTGCTGCGGGTCGCCGCGGTGACGGTCTGTCTGATGACGCTGGTGGAGCTCATCCAGGGCGCGCTCGTCACGGGACGCGTCTTCGACATCGACGACGTCATCCTCAACACGGCCGGAGCGCTCCTCGGCTACCTGCTGATCGGCCGGCGGCTGGGCCGGGCCGTGCACCCGCGCCGCCGGCACTGGTGGCACCGGGCCGGCCGCCGCGGAAAGGGGACCCCCGCGCCAAGTGACTCGTGA